Within Alphaproteobacteria bacterium, the genomic segment GTGGGCATATGTTGGCCGACGTAGTAGCGATTATCGGTTCCATGGATATCGTGTTTGGGGAGATTGATCGATGAGTGCGGAATTGGTGCTCAAACACGAAAGAGCGATCATGGACCTGTTCAAGCTTGGCTTGTTTGGTATGGACCGGGAAAATTTTAATGAGGCTAAATTGCCCGGGGTGCTGGATGCGGGATTCTATCAGGATTGTCGTGTGCTGGCGCTGTATTTGCATGCTTATAATTATATGGCCCCTCCTGGTGGGACGAAGGCACTTTTGGGCGGTACTGCTTGCGAACTGGCAAGCTTGAATGCAGCGGAGTTTGAACGGATGGTTATTGAATGCGGCGACCGGTTTTTACGCGAACGTGTGCCAGGCGATGTACGCCTGTTCATAAGGGCCATGGCCAACGATCTGTTCTTTCACGATCTGGCCAAATATTTTGTGATGTATAATCCACGTCTTGCCGAAATCCACAATGATATTGGGGCCAACAGCGCCGGTAATGGCGTGGCCCAGGCGGTGATGATCGAGGGGAATGTACGATGAAAACAGCTGTTGCGCAAAAATCCGCGCCGTTCGAATTTACGCCGGAAAACAAAAAACTGGCGGAATATCATGTCGCCAAATACCCGAAAGGCCGCCAGCAATCGGCCGTGATGCCCCTCCTGGATATCGCGCAACGGCAATCGGGCGGCTGGCTGCCGAAAGAAGCTATGGATTACGTCGCAAACTATTTGGGAATGCCATTGATTCGCGTATACGAAGTCGCGAGTTTCTATACGATGTACAATTTGAATCCGGTTGGCAAAAATCTGGTTCAGGTTTGCACCACAACGCCGTGCTGGTTGCGCGGATCGGATGAAATCGTCGGCGCGTGCAAGAAAAAATTGGGCATCGGCATGGGCGAAACCACATCGGATGGCAAATTCACATTGGTCGAGGTTGAATGTTTGGGCGCGTGCGTGAATGCGCCAATGGTGCAAATCAACGACGATTTTTACGAAGATCTGGATTCCTCCAGCATGGGTAAAATTCTGGACGATTTATCGGCCGGGCGTAAACCGGTTGTCGGTACGCAAATTGGCCGGCAAAATTCCGCGCCAATCGGCGGCGCTAAAACTTTGACAGAGGTCAAAAAATAAAATGCTTTCGGACAAAGACAGAATTTTTACAAATCTATATGGCCAAGACGATTGGAAACTGGCTGGCGCGAGGCGCCGCGGCGTTTGGTCGGGCACCAAGGATTTGATTTTAAAAGGCCGCGATTGGATCGTCGAAGAAGTGAAGAAATCGGGGCTGCGCGGCCGTGGCGGCGCGGGTTTTCCAACGGGCATGAAATGGTCGTTTATGCCAAAAGAATCTCCGGATGGCCGCCCCAGTTATTTGGTGGTCAATGCCGATGAATCCGAACCAGGCACCTGCAAAGATCGCGACATTTTGCGGTTCGATCCGCACCGTTTGATCGAAGGCTGTTTGCTCGCCTCGGTCGGGATGGGCGTGAAGACTTGTTATATTTACATTCGCGGCGAATTTTATAATGAAGCCAAGCATTTACAGGCCGCTATTGACGAGGCGTATGAGGCCGGCTTGATTGGCAGAAACGCCTGTGGTTCGGGTTATGATTTCGACCTTTATATGCATCGCGGCGCGGGCGCCTATATTTGCGGCGAAGAAACCGCGCAATTGGAAAGCTTGGAAGGTAAAAAGGGCCAGCCGCGATTGAAACCGCCATTTCCGGCGGGTGTGGGATTATATGGCTGCCCGACCACGGTCAATAACGTCGAAACCATCGCGGTCACTGGCGAAATTTTACGCCGCAGCGGCGAATGGTTTGCAAAATTGGGCAAACCAAAAAACGAAGGCACCAAGGTGTTTTGCATTTCCGGCCACGTCAACATGCCGTGCAATGTCGAAGAAGAAATGGGTATCCCATTAAAAGAATTGATTGAAAAACACGCGGGCGGCGTGCGCGGCGGATGGGACAATTTAATGGCCATTATTCCGGGCGGATCGTCGGTGCCGATGTTGCCGAAATCGATTTGCGATACCGTGTTGATGGATTTCGATTCACTGCGCGGCGTGCAATCGGGGCTTGGCACGGCGGCGGTGATTGTGATGGATAAATCCACCGATATTGTAAAGGCGATCGCGCGCCTGTCGAAATTTTACAAACACGAATCTTGCGGCCAATGCACACCATGCCGCGAAGGCACTGGCTGGATGTGGCGGGTTATGGAACGCCTGGTCAAGGGCGATGCGGAAATCCGCGAAATCGATATGTTATTGGATATCACCAAACAAGTCGAAGGCCATACGATTTGCGCCCTTGGCGATGCGGCAGCCTGGCCAATTCAAGGTTTAATGCGCCATTTCCGGCATGAAGTCGAACGGCGCATCAATGAACGTCATATGCCCATAGCGGCGGAGTAAATTATGCCAAAAATAACCATCGACGGAAAAGAAATCGAAGTCCCAGCCGGAAGAACAGTATTCCAGGCTTGCCGCGACGCTGGCGTCGAAGTGCCGCATTTTTGTTTCCATGAACGGCTTGCCATTGCTGGCAATTGCCGCATGTGCCTTGTTGAAATGGAAAAAGCGCCAAAGCCGATTGCGTCTTGCGCGATGCCGGTGGCCGATGGGATGGTGATCAAAACATCGACGCCGCAAGTGATCAAGGCGCGTCAAGGCGTGATGGAATTTTTACTGCTGAACCACCCGCTGGATTGTCCTATTTGCGATCAGGGCGGTGAATGCGATTTGCAGGATCAGGCCATGGCCTATGGATATGATCGCGGCCGGACGCAGGAAATGCGCCGCGCGGTTAAGGACAAATATATGGGTCCGCTGGTGGCGACCGAAATGACCCGTTGTATCCATTGTACGCGCTGCATTCGTTTTGTGGATGAGGTTGCGGGCGTGCCTGAACTTGGCGGCATCGGCCGGGGCGAAGGCATGGAAGTCACGACTTATGTTGAAAAGGCGCTGACATCCGAAATGTCCGGCAATATTATCGATCTTTGCCCGGTCGGCGCGTTGACATCGAAACCTTATGCCTTTACCGCGCGCCCCTGGGAATTGAAAAAAACCGAATCCATAGACGTGTTAGATGGATGCGGATCGGCGATCCGTGTGGATGCTCGCGGGGCCGAAGTTATGCGTATTATGCCGCGCCTGAATGAATCGATTAACGAAGAATGGCTGGCGGACAAGCCACGCTTTGCCTATGACGGATTGAAACGCCAACGTTTGGATCGGCCTTATGTCCGTAAGGGCGGAAAATTACAGCCAGTATCTTGGCAAGAGGCGCTGAGTGTTGTCGCACAAAAATTGAAATCCACATCGCCGGATAAAATCGGCGCGATTGCCGGTGATTTGGTGGATGTCGAATCCACCTATGCATTGAAAAAATTATTATCGTCGCTGGGCGTGACCAGCATGGATTGCCGCCAAGATGGCGCAAAGATCGATCCATCGCAACGCGCGGGATATATTTTTAACACCACTATTGCCGGTATCGAACAAGCCGATGCATGTTTGATCGTCGGCGCGGATTTGCGCAAGGAAGCCCCGTTGGTAATGTCGCGCATCCGCAAACGCTATTTGCAGACCGGCATGCCGGTAAGCCTGATCGGCCCGCGCGTCGATTTGACAGTGAAATTCGAACACATCAGCCAAGACGCCAATATTATCGAACAAATTGCGGCTGGCCGTCATCCATACGCCGAAAAATTGAAATCGGCAAAAAAACCGATGATTATTGTCGGTATGGGCGCATTGCAACGCGCCGATGGCGCGGCGATTTTGGCCGAATGCCGCAAATTGGCGGAATCTTGCAATATGATTCAGCCGGATTGGAATGGATTTAACGTCTTGCACTTAACGGGTGGCCGCGTGGGGGCGCTCGATGTCGGGTTTGTCCCGCAAAAAGGCGGATTCGATGTCGCTGGCATGCTGAATGGTAAACTCGAAGTCGTTTATTTGCTGAACGCCGATGAAATCGACACCAAAAAACTGGGCCAGGCTTTTGTAATTTACCAAGGCCATCATGGCGATGTGGGCGCCAGCCGCGCGGACGTGATTCTGCCTGGCGCAGCCTATACCGAAAAAGACGCGATTTATGTCAATACCGAGGGCCGTCCGCAACAAGCCTTTGCCGCGATCCTGCCGCCAGGCGAGGCGAAAGACGATTGGAAAATCGTCCGCGCCTTGTCGGAACATGTGGGCAAAACCTTGCCGTTCAATACACTGGATGAGTTGCGCCTGCAATTAGGCAAGGATCATCCGATATTCGTGACCATCGGGGATGTAACCAGGGCATCGTGGGGAAATTTCGGCATGGCCGGAACGATTGCCAACACCCCATTTATATTGCCGATGCCGAATTATTATATGACCGATGTCATTTCGCGCAATTCGGTGACCATGGCCAAATGCGCCGAAGAATTCGTGCAACAGAAAAAGGTGGCGGCATGATGAACGACGCATTCATTCAAACCTATGTAATCCCCGCCGCGTGGACCACGGCGAAAATCTTAATGTTCGTTGTGCCATTGCTGGTCGCGGTAGCATTTCTAACATTGGCGGAACGCAAAGTGATCGGCGCGATCCAGTTGCGCAAGGGGCCGAACGTCGTCGGTCCATTCGGTCTGTTGCAACCATTCGCCGATGGTTTGAAATTGCTGATGAAGGAAATGATTATTCCATCCGGGGCGAACCGGTTTTTGTTCTTGCTGGCGCCAGTGATTACATTTTCCCTATCCTTAATCGCCTGGGCGGTGATTCCGGTCGGCGCGGGAATGGTTATCGCCGATATTAATGTCGGTATTTTGTACTTATTTGCGGTCTCGTCCCTGGGTGTTTATGGCATTATCATCGCCGGATGGGCCAGCAATTCCAAATATTCGTTCTTAGGATCGCTGCGCAGCGCGGCGCAAATGGTATCGTATGAAGTTTCCATTGGATTTGTGATCGTCACCGTATTGATGTGCGCGGGATCATTAAACCTAACCAAAATTATCGAGGCACAGTCGGGCGGCATTCAAAATTGGTATCTATTGCCACTGCTGCCGATGGCGGTTGTATTCTTCATCTCTGCTTTGGCCGAAACCAACCGTTCGCCATTCGATTTACCCGAAGGCGAATCGGAACTGGTCGGGGGTTATTTCACCGAATATTCGGGCATGAGTTTCGCGCTATTTTATCTGGGTGAATATGCGGCGATGATTTTGATGTCGGCCATGGCATCGATCTTGTTCCTGGGCGGTTGGGATTGCCCGGTGCCGCTGGAACCATTTACCTGGGTTCCAGACGCTGTCTGGTTTGCGCTGAAAGTCGCCTTTGTGTTGTTCCTGTTTTTGTGGGTACGGGCGACCATGCCACGGTATCGGTATGACCAATTGATGCGTTTAGGCTGGAAAGTGTTTTTGCCGCTGTCGTTATTCTGGGTAATCGTTACCGCAGCTTATTTGAAAGTAACTGGGTTATAGGGGTTTGGGTTTTGGGTTTAGGGAAATTTTCCAAAACCCAAAACCCAATACCCAAAACCCTTAGGAGTTATGTATGTTAAACCGCACCGCACGAAGCTTTCTTTTGACCGAGATATTGCGCGGCCTTGCCCTGACCTTTAAATATATGTTCAAGCCGAAATACACCATCAATTACCCATTCGAAAAAGGCCCGATTTCGCCCCGGTTTCGCGGCGAACATGCGCAGCGCCGCTATGCCAATGGTGAGGAACGCTGTATCGCCTGTAAATTATGCGAAGCGGTTTGCCCCGCGCAAGCCATCACCATCGAGGCCGAGCCGCGCGACGACGGATCCCGCCGCACCACGCGGTACGATATCGACATGACCAAATGTATTTATTGCGGCATGTGCCAGGAATCTTGCCCGGTAGATGCGATTGTCGAAGGCCCAAATTTCGAATTTGCCACCGAAACCCGCGAAGAGCTGTTTTATAACAAAGAAAAATTGTTGGCCAATGGCGACCGCTGGGAAGCTGAAATCGCGCAAAATCTGCAACTCGACGCGCCATACCGGTAAGATTATTAACGGCCCAACCATCTTTGTTTTAAATCGGCGATCCTTGCCGCGCCTATGGTGATAATATTCCGCAAAAAAGGCGTTGCACCAAATGTTGGCGTCCGGGCCGGGGCGGGATGCAAGCGCGATTTTGGCGGGGGATCTTCGAAAAGAGATTCATTGTCGCCAATTACAGCCAAATCTCCCGGGCTGTCTTCCGGCACAGGCAAGTCCATGATACCGTAATTGCCGCTTTGATCGTCCTGGGTGGCATCATTGCATAAATCCAACAGTTCAAATGCACCGAAATCATGTCCGGCGTCTTCCGAAGATTGACTGGGATCGGTGGGCATTGTTTCCACAAGCCCACACTCATCGTCCGGCATTTCAAATATGCACAACCCAGTTGCTTCTTTTTCATCGGGGGGCTGGGATTGCAATTTTTCCAAATATTCATGCGCGTATGTTTTTAAACCGGAACGGGTGTCTTCAGGCAAATTTCCACCAGCCCGATCGATCCAGGCGCAAATTTGATCTGTATCCGTGCCGTTCAAATCCGGGTTATTGAGCGTATATTGTTCAATAGCGGCCTGGCGCACGGCGGCAGAAGAATTTCCAGACAACGCCCGATTTAAAATCGGCAACCGGTCCGATTCCCAATCCGGCATGCAATCCACCGGTGCGTCTAACAAAAAGAAAAGCGCAATATTATCAGGAACTGTGCGGCCGGTATTGCTGGAAAAAATCCGGGCCTGCTGCCACAATATGTCCAGCGCTTCGCCGCGATCCATGCCATGTCTATTT encodes:
- the nuoI gene encoding NADH-quinone oxidoreductase subunit NuoI — translated: MLNRTARSFLLTEILRGLALTFKYMFKPKYTINYPFEKGPISPRFRGEHAQRRYANGEERCIACKLCEAVCPAQAITIEAEPRDDGSRRTTRYDIDMTKCIYCGMCQESCPVDAIVEGPNFEFATETREELFYNKEKLLANGDRWEAEIAQNLQLDAPYR
- a CDS encoding NADH-quinone oxidoreductase subunit G; this translates as MPKITIDGKEIEVPAGRTVFQACRDAGVEVPHFCFHERLAIAGNCRMCLVEMEKAPKPIASCAMPVADGMVIKTSTPQVIKARQGVMEFLLLNHPLDCPICDQGGECDLQDQAMAYGYDRGRTQEMRRAVKDKYMGPLVATEMTRCIHCTRCIRFVDEVAGVPELGGIGRGEGMEVTTYVEKALTSEMSGNIIDLCPVGALTSKPYAFTARPWELKKTESIDVLDGCGSAIRVDARGAEVMRIMPRLNESINEEWLADKPRFAYDGLKRQRLDRPYVRKGGKLQPVSWQEALSVVAQKLKSTSPDKIGAIAGDLVDVESTYALKKLLSSLGVTSMDCRQDGAKIDPSQRAGYIFNTTIAGIEQADACLIVGADLRKEAPLVMSRIRKRYLQTGMPVSLIGPRVDLTVKFEHISQDANIIEQIAAGRHPYAEKLKSAKKPMIIVGMGALQRADGAAILAECRKLAESCNMIQPDWNGFNVLHLTGGRVGALDVGFVPQKGGFDVAGMLNGKLEVVYLLNADEIDTKKLGQAFVIYQGHHGDVGASRADVILPGAAYTEKDAIYVNTEGRPQQAFAAILPPGEAKDDWKIVRALSEHVGKTLPFNTLDELRLQLGKDHPIFVTIGDVTRASWGNFGMAGTIANTPFILPMPNYYMTDVISRNSVTMAKCAEEFVQQKKVAA
- the nuoF gene encoding NADH-quinone oxidoreductase subunit NuoF, with the translated sequence MLSDKDRIFTNLYGQDDWKLAGARRRGVWSGTKDLILKGRDWIVEEVKKSGLRGRGGAGFPTGMKWSFMPKESPDGRPSYLVVNADESEPGTCKDRDILRFDPHRLIEGCLLASVGMGVKTCYIYIRGEFYNEAKHLQAAIDEAYEAGLIGRNACGSGYDFDLYMHRGAGAYICGEETAQLESLEGKKGQPRLKPPFPAGVGLYGCPTTVNNVETIAVTGEILRRSGEWFAKLGKPKNEGTKVFCISGHVNMPCNVEEEMGIPLKELIEKHAGGVRGGWDNLMAIIPGGSSVPMLPKSICDTVLMDFDSLRGVQSGLGTAAVIVMDKSTDIVKAIARLSKFYKHESCGQCTPCREGTGWMWRVMERLVKGDAEIREIDMLLDITKQVEGHTICALGDAAAWPIQGLMRHFRHEVERRINERHMPIAAE
- the nuoH gene encoding NADH-quinone oxidoreductase subunit NuoH; protein product: MNDAFIQTYVIPAAWTTAKILMFVVPLLVAVAFLTLAERKVIGAIQLRKGPNVVGPFGLLQPFADGLKLLMKEMIIPSGANRFLFLLAPVITFSLSLIAWAVIPVGAGMVIADINVGILYLFAVSSLGVYGIIIAGWASNSKYSFLGSLRSAAQMVSYEVSIGFVIVTVLMCAGSLNLTKIIEAQSGGIQNWYLLPLLPMAVVFFISALAETNRSPFDLPEGESELVGGYFTEYSGMSFALFYLGEYAAMILMSAMASILFLGGWDCPVPLEPFTWVPDAVWFALKVAFVLFLFLWVRATMPRYRYDQLMRLGWKVFLPLSLFWVIVTAAYLKVTGL
- the nuoE gene encoding NADH-quinone oxidoreductase subunit NuoE, encoding MKTAVAQKSAPFEFTPENKKLAEYHVAKYPKGRQQSAVMPLLDIAQRQSGGWLPKEAMDYVANYLGMPLIRVYEVASFYTMYNLNPVGKNLVQVCTTTPCWLRGSDEIVGACKKKLGIGMGETTSDGKFTLVEVECLGACVNAPMVQINDDFYEDLDSSSMGKILDDLSAGRKPVVGTQIGRQNSAPIGGAKTLTEVKK